A portion of the Sulfuricurvum kujiense DSM 16994 genome contains these proteins:
- a CDS encoding vWA domain-containing protein — translation MMFLTPLWLGALVIVPLYVWQVKRSGWSKQGWLLASIALLILSLARPVLPQKPVTAEEAGSDVIFAVDLSYSMRGTDLAPSRLEVAKKLLYDVVRSDQKDRFGVIGFTTSAIVLSPLTKDTEMLEHLFSSLDESQIITKGTNVMSALELSRKMSHSARPIVILLTDGGDEASYEKESSFVRDNNLALSVVMLATNNGSTLPTSEGSSLKDENGHIVVSARNDAIEEIVNKGKVIRNTRAGEILSLIDSARENDFTGKTSVMRYQELFYVPLMLSLIAFVAAFTTVGKKISRLFIPALALIGVSAQGGMLDFGYIYLAEINYTHGNFERSAELYRHVEGERARYNRANALYKAGKYADALGLYRSIRSNNASFKANIFYNMGNCHIRLQEFGEARESFLKSLTLRYTRAADQNLRAITEVKEHQTLNVRKEKNDSFASEENKPTGAKKTSKEGGGSNMKTDTASGGGGDEGKRAQSDPRFSMSQGKAALSSRQYELINQRSVHETKPW, via the coding sequence ATGATGTTTTTAACACCGTTATGGCTTGGCGCCCTTGTGATTGTTCCGCTGTATGTTTGGCAGGTTAAGCGCAGCGGATGGTCCAAACAGGGGTGGCTCTTGGCATCCATAGCCCTTTTAATCCTCTCTCTTGCACGTCCGGTATTGCCGCAAAAACCGGTTACGGCCGAAGAGGCGGGATCGGATGTGATCTTTGCGGTGGATCTGTCGTATTCGATGCGGGGAACCGATCTTGCCCCCAGCCGTCTGGAAGTGGCAAAAAAACTGCTGTACGACGTCGTTCGGAGTGATCAAAAAGACCGGTTCGGTGTCATCGGATTTACTACAAGTGCCATCGTCCTCTCGCCGCTGACCAAGGATACTGAGATGCTTGAGCATCTTTTTTCTTCTCTTGATGAGTCGCAGATCATCACCAAAGGGACGAACGTGATGAGTGCATTGGAACTCTCCCGTAAAATGTCCCATTCGGCACGTCCGATAGTGATCTTGCTCACCGATGGGGGAGATGAAGCATCGTATGAAAAAGAGAGCTCTTTTGTAAGGGATAACAATCTGGCACTCAGTGTCGTGATGTTGGCAACAAACAATGGAAGTACCCTTCCGACATCCGAGGGATCGTCTTTAAAAGACGAAAACGGACATATCGTCGTCAGTGCACGCAATGACGCGATTGAAGAGATCGTTAATAAGGGAAAGGTTATCCGAAATACACGAGCGGGAGAAATACTTTCGCTCATCGATTCCGCCCGCGAAAACGATTTTACGGGTAAAACATCGGTGATGCGCTATCAAGAACTTTTTTACGTCCCTCTCATGTTGTCATTGATCGCTTTTGTTGCGGCGTTTACGACCGTCGGCAAAAAAATCTCCCGTCTGTTTATACCGGCACTGGCATTGATCGGCGTATCGGCACAGGGGGGGATGCTCGATTTTGGGTATATCTATTTAGCCGAAATAAATTACACGCACGGAAATTTTGAGCGGTCCGCCGAGCTGTATCGCCATGTTGAGGGGGAGAGAGCCCGCTATAACCGTGCGAATGCCCTCTATAAAGCGGGAAAATATGCCGATGCGTTGGGACTTTACCGCTCAATCCGCAGCAACAATGCCTCTTTTAAAGCCAACATTTTTTACAATATGGGCAATTGTCATATACGTCTGCAGGAGTTCGGCGAAGCGCGCGAGTCGTTTTTGAAATCTCTGACGCTTCGCTATACCAGAGCCGCCGATCAAAATCTTCGTGCAATTACGGAAGTAAAAGAACATCAGACACTGAATGTCCGCAAAGAGAAAAATGACAGCTTCGCTTCCGAGGAGAATAAACCGACGGGAGCGAAAAAAACCTCAAAAGAGGGGGGCGGCTCCAATATGAAAACCGATACCGCATCCGGAGGCGGAGGCGATGAGGGGAAGAGGGCGCAAAGCGATCCGAGGTTTTCGATGTCGCAGGGTAAAGCTGCGCTCAGCTCACGCCAATATGAGCTGATCAATCAAAGGAGTGTGCATGAGACGAAGCCTTGGTAG
- a CDS encoding BatD family protein — MRRSLGRAVILMVLCPLLGWGAMYQWSVLKSPQSLYVNQSGVIRYECTFSTSAADYTITFNPISNESYKVSILTQRDQIIGGKRVQTFDVLITPKKEGNIDVSLEALIRHTTFASIENASIGRDNVKKYDFDDEKAHLPKVVIEAKPNSAALSGELSLEVKVDKRNALAHEPVHLSLYIRGRGNLDQYTPYELNISGVNIFGEEPIRDISPDPAGFAGEIRQEFAIVSDKSYVIPSITLDVFDSTTQKIKRLQSDSIAIEVAQGFERSDLLDPPGLRDWSNLARYSLYAALVIAGAVLGEIARRLWRLRPRRKSKQFWDEAKNPKELAMFLALSGDKRYDEIIGLLESGAVGLGEAKKKLSTLTTDKEEIA; from the coding sequence ATGAGACGAAGCCTTGGTAGGGCGGTGATACTGATGGTATTATGTCCGCTTCTGGGGTGGGGGGCAATGTATCAGTGGAGCGTTCTCAAATCCCCTCAAAGCCTCTATGTCAATCAAAGCGGGGTCATACGCTATGAGTGTACCTTTTCAACCAGTGCGGCGGATTATACGATCACTTTTAACCCTATAAGCAATGAAAGCTACAAAGTTTCAATATTGACGCAGCGCGATCAGATCATCGGGGGAAAGCGGGTGCAGACGTTTGACGTACTGATTACCCCGAAAAAAGAGGGAAATATCGATGTATCGTTGGAAGCATTGATACGCCATACGACTTTCGCCTCAATCGAGAACGCGTCGATCGGACGGGATAACGTCAAAAAATACGATTTCGACGATGAAAAAGCGCATTTGCCGAAAGTAGTGATTGAGGCCAAACCCAACAGTGCGGCGCTCAGCGGAGAACTTTCACTGGAGGTAAAAGTCGATAAGCGTAATGCGCTTGCCCACGAGCCGGTTCATCTAAGCCTCTATATTCGGGGACGCGGAAATCTCGATCAGTATACTCCGTATGAACTCAACATCAGCGGAGTCAACATTTTTGGTGAGGAACCGATACGTGATATTTCTCCGGATCCGGCCGGGTTTGCGGGGGAGATACGTCAGGAGTTCGCCATTGTGAGCGATAAAAGCTATGTCATCCCGAGTATTACCCTCGATGTCTTTGATTCGACAACGCAAAAAATCAAACGGCTTCAAAGCGATAGTATCGCGATAGAGGTCGCTCAGGGGTTTGAGCGCTCCGATCTTCTCGATCCTCCGGGCTTGCGTGACTGGAGCAATTTGGCACGATACAGCCTCTATGCGGCATTGGTGATTGCGGGTGCAGTGTTGGGAGAAATCGCACGACGGTTATGGAGATTGCGCCCCCGTCGAAAATCAAAGCAGTTCTGGGATGAGGCTAAAAACCCGAAAGAGCTGGCGATGTTCCTTGCTCTAAGCGGTGATAAGCGGTATGACGAGATTATCGGCTTGCTTGAATCGGGTGCGGTCGGATTAGGTGAAGCTAAAAAGAAATTAAGTACACTCACAACAGATAAAGAGGAAATAGCATGA
- a CDS encoding AAA family ATPase codes for MIETINTIRSEVSKVVVGQEKMIDGLLIGLLCDGHILIEGIPGLAKTTTVKALSQSLGLEFKRVQFTPDLLPSDILGAEVYDPKNNAFKIKKGPIFTNLLLADEINRAPAKVQSALLEVMQERQVTLGDESFKLESPFLVMATQNPIENEGVYPLPEAQLDRFMLKITVGYNTAEEELAIARRIASSTAEAIYAVIDADTLHALKERVKTIHIDEEVERYMIALVTATREPEKFGLESIKRYLQFGASPRVSIDMFKAVRAVAFLRGKEFVSPSDIASIIKELMRHRIVLSYEAEAEEVKVDDLIEQIIKAVPIP; via the coding sequence ATGATAGAAACAATTAATACGATCCGTTCCGAGGTTTCCAAAGTCGTTGTCGGTCAGGAGAAGATGATCGACGGGCTGTTGATCGGCTTGCTGTGCGACGGTCATATTCTGATCGAGGGGATTCCGGGACTGGCAAAAACGACGACGGTCAAAGCCCTCTCGCAGAGTTTGGGTCTGGAATTCAAACGGGTGCAGTTTACCCCCGATTTGCTGCCGAGCGATATTTTGGGAGCTGAGGTATACGATCCGAAAAACAATGCGTTCAAAATTAAAAAAGGGCCTATCTTTACCAATCTTCTCCTTGCCGATGAGATCAACCGCGCCCCGGCCAAAGTCCAGTCGGCACTGCTCGAAGTGATGCAGGAACGGCAGGTGACGCTGGGGGATGAGAGTTTCAAACTCGAATCGCCATTTTTGGTCATGGCGACCCAAAACCCGATTGAAAACGAGGGGGTATACCCCCTTCCCGAAGCGCAGCTGGATCGCTTTATGCTCAAAATTACCGTCGGTTACAACACTGCCGAAGAGGAACTCGCTATCGCACGTCGTATCGCATCCTCAACGGCCGAGGCGATATATGCCGTGATCGACGCGGATACGCTTCATGCCCTCAAAGAGAGGGTGAAGACGATCCATATCGATGAAGAGGTCGAGCGGTACATGATCGCCCTTGTAACGGCAACCCGTGAACCTGAAAAATTCGGACTTGAATCGATCAAGCGGTATTTGCAGTTCGGTGCCAGCCCCCGCGTAAGTATCGATATGTTCAAAGCGGTGCGAGCCGTTGCCTTTTTGCGCGGAAAAGAGTTTGTCAGCCCGAGTGATATTGCCTCCATCATCAAAGAGCTGATGCGGCACCGTATCGTATTGAGTTATGAGGCGGAAGCCGAAGAGGTTAAGGTCGATGATTTGATCGAGCAGATCATCAAAGCGGTACCGATTCCGTAA
- a CDS encoding DUF58 domain-containing protein: protein MKNSRHILLKARRQIIGDRIGNNPSMFRGEGYDFIELREYVSGDDTRHIDWNITAKMQRPFIKVFREERELSVVTVAMLGGSLHFGQERFKIDALAEAVALIGYSALANGDLFTHIDFSETLRNEVRASKKRFAVAQSVEGIMDTPILQHRADYNAMASSLYRRLKRRSLIVVIGDFFEIPDLRLLAKKHEVVAVVVRDRFEEKPSPMGFSALIDPQSGAVLEGDFNARSVRKYHEKVREHDAGLFDRLRRDGIRAAKLYTDASVSVVLRRLFEGRV, encoded by the coding sequence ATGAAAAACAGCCGCCATATTCTTCTCAAAGCTCGACGCCAGATTATCGGTGATCGTATCGGCAATAACCCCTCCATGTTTCGGGGGGAAGGGTACGATTTTATCGAATTGCGCGAATACGTCAGCGGCGACGATACCCGCCATATCGACTGGAACATTACGGCCAAAATGCAGCGTCCGTTTATCAAAGTTTTTAGAGAAGAGCGTGAACTCTCCGTCGTAACGGTGGCGATGCTCGGAGGGAGTCTGCATTTCGGTCAGGAGCGGTTCAAAATTGATGCGCTTGCCGAAGCGGTGGCATTGATCGGCTATTCGGCTCTGGCTAACGGGGATCTTTTTACCCATATCGACTTTTCCGAAACCCTCCGCAACGAGGTGCGTGCGAGCAAAAAACGTTTTGCCGTAGCGCAGAGCGTCGAGGGGATCATGGATACGCCGATACTGCAGCACCGTGCTGATTATAATGCGATGGCATCATCGCTCTACCGCCGATTAAAACGGCGCTCCTTGATCGTCGTTATCGGCGATTTTTTCGAGATTCCCGATTTGCGGCTGCTGGCAAAGAAACACGAAGTCGTGGCCGTCGTCGTGCGTGACCGTTTCGAAGAGAAACCCTCCCCGATGGGGTTCAGCGCCCTGATTGACCCGCAAAGCGGTGCGGTGTTGGAGGGGGATTTCAATGCCCGCAGTGTCCGTAAATATCATGAGAAAGTCCGTGAACACGATGCGGGACTGTTTGATCGGCTGCGGCGTGATGGAATCCGAGCGGCAAAACTCTATACCGATGCTTCGGTTTCGGTGGTACTGCGAAGATTATTTGAGGGGCGCGTATGA